The Drosophila nasuta strain 15112-1781.00 chromosome 2L, ASM2355853v1, whole genome shotgun sequence genome window below encodes:
- the LOC132797099 gene encoding uncharacterized protein LOC132797099 — protein sequence MKYTPEISYNSDEKVWIGKKPPTYFSPDLSVGQVIFHEMKRHPKLVAQISVTENTVLTREELLLNSMRVASYLRNLGLEQSDIIGIIARNTTHLFAVAYACFFNGMAFHSANVNYEQDNINTLYDITTPKIIFCDGDEYEKVKEATKHLNLKIVTMRNHKDGSISIDEVLATPVDPLFQPARLEQGMNQTLAILCSSGTTGTPKAVTIPNEEAIKNVLDYVNTSDVLFTTSALDWVSGFLITLTSGVQSALRIITDQPFNASHVLRLIKKYKVTLIMQPPPQMAQMVNCPEFKEDYLDSVLYYFYGGSGCSLEVENRFRGTLSPKCMLIFGYGFTEFRAGIISNYHFDQKPGSVGRPIDDVKLKIINEQNEPQGPNIVGELCVYSDRYWAGYYGNPEESRKFRDSNLWYHTGDLGYIDEDGFLFIVDRKKDMLKYQNIMYYPNEIEKIISEMPEVSEVCIFGVLNDLNDDEAAAAVVKKVEAQLEPQDVVNYVAKRIHADYLQLHGGVFIVENLKRLSNGKTDRRATKAYCLAQR from the exons ATGAAGTACACACCAGAGATCTCCTACAACTCTGACGAGAAGGTTTGGATTGGGAAAAAGCCACCAACATATTTCTCTCCGGATTTATCAGTTGGTCAGGTTATTTTCCATGAAATGAAACGTCATCCGAAACTCGTAGCACAG ATATCTGTTACGGAGAATACAGTGCTGACAAGAGAGGAACTCCTCTTAAACTCGATGCGTGTAGCCAGTTACTTAAGGAATTTAGGTCTTGAACAATCGGATATAATTGGAATTATAGCTCGGAATACTACTCATTTATTCGCGGTTGCTTATGCCTGTTTTTTTAACGGCATGGCTTTCCATTCAGCCAACGTAAACTACGAGCAAGACAATATTAATACCCTCTACGATATCACCACGCCAAAGATCATTTTTTGCGATGGCGATGAATATGAGAAGGTGAAAGAAGCCACAAAACATTTGAACCTGAAGATTGTGACAATGAGGAATCATAAAGACGGTTCCATTAGCATTGATGAAGTGCTTGCCACTCCAGTTGATCCATTATTTCAACCAGCACGTCTCGAACAGGGAATGAATCAAACTTTGGCTATTCTTTGCTCCTCAGGCACAACGGGAACACCAAAGGCTGTTACAATTCCCAATGAGgaggcaattaaaaatgttcttGA TTACGTAAACACTTCTGATGTTTTGTTTACGACAAGCGCTTTGGATTGGGTATCTGGATTCTTAATAACTTTAACATCCGGAGTTCAAAGTGCTCTTCGCATAATAACTGACCAGCCATTCAATGCTTCTCATGTATTGCGACtgattaagaaatataaagtGACGTTGATAATGCAACCTCCTCCACAAATGGCGCAGATGGTGAACTGTCCCGAGTTTAAAGAGGATTACCTGGATAGTGTACTCTATTATTTTTACGGAGGTTCTGGCTGTTCCTTAGAGGTTGAAAACAGATTCCGTGGCACACTTTCTCCTAAATGTATGCTAATTTTTGGATATGGTTTCACGGAGTTTCGTGCAGGAATTATTTCAAACTATCATTTTGATCAAAAGCCCGGCTCCGTAGGTCGCCCAATTGATGACGTCAAGTTAAAGATCATTAACGAACAGAATGAACCTCAAGGTCCCAATATAGTAGGTGAGCTTTGCGTATACAGCGATAGATATTGGGCTGGTTATTACGGAAATCCTGAGGAAAGTCGAAAATTTCGAGATAGTAATTTATGGTATCATACGGGAGATTTGGGTTACATCGATGAAGATGGCTTCTTGTTTATAGTTGATCGTAAAAAGGACATGTTAAAATATCAGAATATCATGTATTATCCTAACGAAATCGAAAAGATTATTTCCGAAATGCCAGAGGTCTCTGAAGTTTGTATCTTTGGTGTATTAAATGACCTAAATGATGAcgaagcagctgcagcagttgtTAAAAAAGTCGAAGCCCAATTAGAGCCCCAGGACGTGGTTAACTATGTTGCAAAGCGCATTCACGCTGATTACTTACAACTTCATGGAGGCGTTTTCATAGTTGAAAATCTAAAACGTCTTAGCAATGGT